The nucleotide sequence TAGTGCCGTCAAAAGCCCGATCGCTAAAATAGGCCTTGATGATCGGTGTCAAAAGCTGCGCAAGATCGCCTGCTCGACGTCGCTGATCTGGTTCTGAGGCGTTGCGTTGCTTCTCAATGAGAAGCGAGACCCATGATCCAAATGCCCTCGCACCCTCGTTGAACGCACGCTGCTTGATGAGCAAACGCCGAACATCGGGATAGGATATGATCGCATGAGGCTGGTTTGAGCCTTTCGCGGGCTTTCCGGCTATACGCTCTTGCGCATATTGCGCCGAGTTCTGATAGGCCGCCTCCGAAACACCGAGCGCCGAGATGCCGGTTCCGAGGCGGGCGCGGTTCATCATCAAAAACATGCCGCTCATGCCAGCCGCTGAGCTCGTCTTGCTTTCGGACTGGCTACCAAGCCGATGTGCTACCGCGTCTTCAAAATTGAGAACGCAGGTGGCGTTTCCCCTAATGCCCATTTTCTTCTCAACCGCGCCGACGGAAACGCCGTTACGGTGAGAGAGCCGCCCGCTATTCGGATCGATGTTCTGTTTTGATACCAGGAAGAAATTTACCGACGACAGATCGTCGACGAACTTGCCCTCGGCATTCGGCAGCTTTGCAAGGACCAAGTGCACAATGTTGTCGGAAAGATCGTGATCCCCTCCGGATATGAAGATCTTCGTGCCAGTGATCTTGTAACTGCCGTCGGGCTGCTCGATCGCCTTGGTTTTCATCAACCGAAGATCGGTTCCGCAGTGGGGCTCGGTCAGGCACATGGTTCCCGTCCAAACACCGTCCACCATCTTCGGTATGATGTGCTCTAGCATCCAGGGCGCGCCCGTCACTTCAAGAGTCGACAGCGCGGCATTTGTGAGTCCGGAATACAAGGCAAGCGCTGCATTTGAACCGACAGCGATTTCGCCCGCGGCCATTCCGATCAAACCGGGCAACCCCGCCCCGCCAAATCGTTCAGGCGAAGCGAGCTTGTTCCATCCCGCTTCGCAGTATTGTTTGTAAGCCTCGGCAAACCCTTTCGGCGTCCGCACAGCCCCGTTTTCCAGGCGACACCCCTCCTCGTCGCCGCTTTGGTTTAGGGGTTGCCATTTATCTTCACAGAACTGGGCAATGCCTTCCAAAACGGGACGGGTCAGATCGTTCGTGAGCTCGGAAAAACCGGCCAGATCCTTGAGGTCCTGCACGCGTAGGAGATCGTGCAGAACGAACAAGTAATCTTCGACAGGCGCTTTATAGATTGGCATTGCGCTTAGCGTCCCTTGAACACGGCCTTGCGGCGCTCGACGAAGGATTGAATGCCCTCCTTCATGTCCTCGCTGCTCATCACGCGATCGCGAATGTGCGGGATGATGTCGATTGAAGCTCTCTCGCCCGACTCAATGAACTTGAGTGCCGCCTGCTTGGTGATCTGAATGCCGATCGGCGCGTTCTTCGCAATTATCTGCGCGATCTCCATTGCCCTTTCGATCTGCTTTCCAGCCGGGACGACTTCCTGCACCAGACCAATCTTGAGAGCGCGATCAGCCTTGAACTCGTCGCACAGGAAAAGATGGTACATCGCATCACCCCAGCCCATCCGCGTAAGGTAGCGGAAATGGGCGCCGCCGAGCGGCGCGATGCCGCGCTTCGATTCCATCTGGCAGAAACGGGAGTTGTCGGCGGCAATAACGATGTCGCCAGCCAGCGAGATCTCAATGCCGATCGTGAAGACAATGCCCTGAACGGCAGTGACAATCGGCTTCCGGCAGCGGCTCTTCAATCCGAAGGGATCGATGTTGCCATCCGGCAGGGGCTTTACCGTCGCCTTGGGTCCGAAAAACTTCGGCATATCCAAACCGGCCGTGAAGTCATCGCCATTTGCGCAGAGCAATCCGACCCATAGGTTTTCATCGCGGTCCAGAAGCGTCATAGCGTCGGACAGTTCGCGCATCATTTCGGGGCTGAACGCGTTCTTCTTTGCCGCGTTATCGATGACGATCTTTAAAACGTTGCCGTGCGTTTCGTGATAAACGCGACCGACTTTTTCTTCATTCTCAGCCATGGAGAGCTCCTTAGTCCCGCTGTTGCGGTGTGGGTTAGAGAGGAATGGTGATGACGGTTGAATCCGGCGGATCGGCATAGAGACGCTGAACGTCGCGTGCACGACGACCGAGGCCAACCCGCTGATTGATGTAGCCTTTGTCGGTTATTTCATTTCCGTCGATGGACGGCGGCTCCAAAAGCAACACGACCCGTCGAATGGTTCGACTTCCCGCGTTTCCAGCGGCAGCGTTATGGGCCTTAAAGCTCGCCTTCAAAGCTTCGCTGATTGCCGGACTTGAGATGAGTGCGCTCGTTGACGCCGAGTTGTCGCCTACAAAAGCGCGACACGCTTCGATATTGAGCCAGGCCAAAAGCCCGACATAATCGCGATCCTGGCCCGTGACGATCGCGTCCTGAATAAATGGGCTCGCGCAGGCAATCGCGTCTACCCTCAATGCACCAACTTGTACGAATGTGCTTGAGAGCAATTTGAAGTCTTCGACCACACGGCCAGCGAACAGCAATCCCTCGTTGACATCATCCGGATCGAGGAATTCGACCATGTCGCCGATTTTGTAAAATCCCTCTTCATCGAAGGCGGCCGCGGTCAATTCGGGTTGATTGAAATAGCCGGGCGTGACGGAAACACTGCGTATTCTGATCTCGAACTTTCCGCCCCCTAGCGGGAGAAGCTTGATCTCGGTGCCTGCGCATGGCAGGCCGATCAACCCGACACGTTCGGTGAACCAGTGTGTCGTAGTCGCGGCTGGAGCAACTTCCGTCGCTCCGTAGGTCGAGACAAATACAATGCGCTGACCGATTGTTTCCACTGCCAGCTTTTGAAATCTATCGAAGATGTCGTCAGGCAGGCGCGCCCCGCCGTATGCCAATGTGTAGAGATTCTTGAAAAAATTCTTGCGCAGCGGTTCATCATGTTCGAGTGCGGTTGCGAGCGCGATGTATCCCGCGGGAGCGTTTGAATAGGTAATAGGTGAGATTTCACGTAGGTTTCGAAGTGTCTTCTCAAACTGTCCGGGCACAGGTTTGCCGTCGTCGATGTAGAGGCTCGCGCCTCTTGCAAGGACGAGGTTGAAGACGGCGTTTCCGCCCATAACGTGATTCCAGGGGAGCCAATCGAGATAGCTCGCCTGGTCGGGAGGTAGATCTATTTCACGCGCCTGCATGAGCATTGCAGCGTTGGCGCACATCATGCGATGCGTTAACTCGACCGCCTTCGGCATGCCGGTCGAACCGGAAGTGAACAATAGCTTTGCAGTCGCGTCCGGATCAATCTGTTCGATGGCCTTTGCAACCTTGGCCGTCGGCACGGCTTTGACGAGATCCTCGTACCTATGAGCTGAACCGGTCGCCCTTCCCTTTACGACGATGAGGTCTATGTCGGCGAGGTCCACGGCTGATAGAGCTTTGGCATATTGATCGGCGTCTTGGGCAAACACGGCTCCCGGCTTGAGAAGGCCGAAGATGTACTTGAGCTTTCCGTGGTCCGAGCTCTGCAACGAGTAAGCGGTGGAGATCGGTGCGACGGGAATTCCGGCCTGCATTGCCGCCATAGCAACGACGGCGTGCTCAATCGAGTTACCACTGAGGATAACGAGTGGGCCCCGAGCCACATTCGGCAGGGCAAACAAGGCCTCAGTGACGGAATCCACAATGCGTTTCCCCGCAGCGTACGTGAGGGTCTGCCACTGGTCGGACGCGTCCCGTTGGGCCAGCCAGATCTGATCTGGACGTTCCGTTGCCCATTTTGAGAGGAATTCCGGCAGGTGCCGGGCGTAGCGATCGAGCGCGACACGCGATTTCAAATAGATCACGCCGCCAGCGTCGCGATTCATCTCGATATCCCGAGCCATCCAAGACACTGGCCGGAATGGCACGCGCGACAACTGTTGCCGGATCTGCGAATTCAACGACAGTTCCTCCCAGAATGGCCGCTTTCGGCTCTTTTTGGCTATGTCGGCACGAGCTTTTGCGCTGCTCGCAGGTCCAACATTCATTTGGAAATTCAATGGAAATCGCTGCAAACCACGCGTACTGTGCCTCGCAACAATGTGCATGAGGACTATCATGCACAAATCAACATGATGACTATCATGCAGATCGTCAAGCACTAATTTGAAGGGTTATCCCGTGGGGCATTCGCAAGCAGACAAGGCTCGGAACAGAGAGCGGATTTTGGAGGTAGCAGCCACGCAATTGCGCGAGGCAGGCCTCGACGGCGTGAGCATCAGCGACCTTATGAAGGCCGTCGATCTTACGCATGGAGGTTTCTATGGGCATTTCCCGTCAAGGGATGACTTGGTTGCAGCAGCTCTCGACAAGGCGTTGACCGATGGTGAGGCTTCAGCCGTTAAGTCCGGCTCGACCAGAGGTAAGCGAACGTTAAAGTCGGTCGCGAACAGCTATCTTAGCAAGATTCACCGAGACAACCCGAGCGCTGGGTGCGCAGTATCCGCGCTGGCGGGCGACGTCGCGCGATCGAATATTCAGAATCGCGAGATCATGAGTAAGCACCTAGAGAAGTACTTCGATAACATCACTGGTGTGGTCGGCGACGAGTGTCCGCGCGACTTGGCGATCTCTCTAATGTGCATGATGGTCGGCGCCGTTACCCTATCCCGCGTTATGACTGATCCGGGTCGCTCGGATGGAGTGCTGCAAGCCGCGCGGAATGCCATGTTGCAACTTGGCCAGCCGGAAAATCCTTCTTCGACCGAATAATTTCTCACCGCCGGCCCGAGTACTACGCGGTTGTATCCGCGACATCCGGCGCTGACTCATAGGTACCAATTCTGAGCAGGTATGTATTGAAGCGGCCGCGCTCGCTGTTCGGATCCGCTTCGCATACGCGCAGGACCCATTCGATTTTAAATCACTAAAGGGTGGCTAATTGCCAACCGCCTTCGAAGACTCAACGATCTTACCCCATTTTGTAATTTCGTCGTTCACATAAGCTTTGAATGGAGTGCCAGTTAGATGCCCGGGTTCGACGCCAAGCTTTCTAAATGCTTGAGCCATATCCTCGGATGCCATGATCTTCTTCATCGCTCGCTCGAGCTCTGTCCGAGCTTCGCCTGAAAGACCAGCCGGCGCATAAAGACCAAACCAGGCGGATGCGGAATAGCCCGGAAGGTTGCCGGCCTCAGCAATCGTGGGCGTATTGGGCAGAGACGAGACGCGCTCGCCGTTCGTCACAGCAAGGATTCTCAGTTTTCCGGCTTCTGCGTTCGCCAGAACAGTCGGCAGGGAATCGAACATCACCTGGATATGTCCGCCAATCAAATTAGCCATCGCTGGTGCCGCGCCCGGATAAGGCACGTGCATCATGTCGACTCCAGCCATCGACTTGAACAGTTCGCCGGCCAGATGATTTGCGCTCCCGACCCCCGGCGACCCAAAATTCAAGGTGCCCGGCTTCGCCTTCGCATACTTGATAAGATCTGCGACCGAATAAACTGGCAAGTCGGGATTGACGACCAATGCATTCGGTACAAGCGCGACGAGTGCTATCTCTGTGAAATCTTTCTTCGTGTCATACGGCAAGCTTTTTTGCAGAGTTGGATTGATGACGTGGTGCGTCGAGCCTAGCAAAATGTGTGAACCGTCCGGCGCGGCGCGTGCCACGAACTGCGTACCCACCGTTGCGCTGGCGCCGGGCCGATTTTGAATCACAACTGTGACGTCGAGCTCTTTGCCGAGGCGAGCACCCAACTCTCGCGCAAGAACATCGGTGGTGCCTCCGGCCGGAAATGGCACGGTAAGTTGTATTTGATTGACCGGATAGGACAGAGCGGACGTGGCGTAAACGATTCCGAAAGTGACACCGATCGTCGCAAGTATGCGAGTAACTCTCATGACTTTCTCCCTGTCGAAGCGATGCGCCCCGTTTTTACTACCTTGTTTAAAGTTCGCCAGAAGAACAAAATGACCGCTTAGTGAAATCGTAGATATCATCTGCAAGCTCTGCAAGCTGTGGTCAGCTATGCCTGCGTCGAGTGATCTATGAATGCGTGAGCGACTTGCTCGGTCGAGCGCGTTTTGTATCTTGAACCGGAGCAGACATGCGCAATCGTGATGCCGAGTGCCATAACCTTGGAAGAAATTGCTCAACTGCAGTTTTGTGTGTGAACTCGCCAGAGGCCAAACTCACATTAATAGCGGCAATCACAGCACCGTTCATGTCGCGCACGGGCACGGCAAGCCCGCAGATCGAATCGTCGAACTCTCGCTCGCCCCAAGCGTATCCTTGCTTGCGCACCTTGAGTATCTCGGCCTTCAACTTCGCTCGATCGGTGATGGTGACACTCGTCAACTTGCGCATCTTTACCTTGCGGAGAAATTGATCGAGTTCATCATCCGAGAGTCCCGAAAGAAGGACTCGTCCCATTGATACTGCGTAAGCAGGGATCAAGCTTCCGAGAGAAGGACTGACCGGAAGAATGCGCTTGGCGTGTTGCCGCTGCAAATAGACGATATCTTCGCCATCTAGCACCGAAAGAGCACAAGATTGTTTGCTGACAGCGCTAAGCTCTTCCAGTGCGACCTGCGCTTCGCGCCAGTAAGGCAGCGTGGACAGATATGAAAGGCTCAGACGAAGTACGCGGGGTGTAAGCCAGTACTGCTTTCCATCGCTGCGGACGATTTCGAGATCAATCAACGTTAGCAGAAAACGTCTTACCGCTGTGCGCGGGAGCTTTGTTGCGTCTGCTAAATCGGCAAGCGAATGGCGTCCTGGAGCTTGGCCCAAAACTTCAATGACCATCAGCCCTCGCGCGAGAGAGCGTACGAAAGCCTCACTCTCCGATGTTGCCATTTGAACAAGCCTTGACAGTTAGGGTCTGATGACTTTTATTTTAACCGGTAAGCGGACGATTATGACCGCTAAGCGGTTACAAGTCAACTTCGTCGAGGATGGGCCGGAGGAAGCGATGAAAGCTAAAGTGGAAACAGCGGAGTTATCCGCAAATGTCGCACAGGCCGAAGAACTGATTGCTCATCCGTCCACTGACCGGCTTTTCATCGATCTGCGGCTTGGTGATCCGGAAGAGGAACTGACGAGCTTTCGTACCTGTCATATTTTCGGGGCAGTCCACGCCCAGATACGCGAGGTGTTCGCGGCTCCGCCGACCCCAACCACAGGCAATCTGCCACTTCCGTCGATAGCGAGCTTGCAGCGATACCTTGATGATTGGGGTGTTGGCCAGGAAACCGAGATCATTGTGTATGGTCCGACGCCTGCGCTCGCAGCACGTGGCTGGTGGGTGCTGAAGTGGGCGGGCTTCCAGAAAGTGCGCCTGCTCGATGGCGGACTCACTGCCTGGATGGCGGCTGGAGGAGCCGTTGCGCAGGGTGACGAGATTGCGCGTGGTCCGGCATCGAAGCCCGTCCCCCTTAGCGCAGGTCATATGCCGACAATCGAGGCGGAGGAAGTCGAGCGCCTCAATGGTGACGTGACATTGATCGATGCACGCGATGAAGCATCCTATTTGGCCGGATGCATTCCCCGCGCCCAAAATCTGCCCGCATCAGATCAGTGGACTCCCGCTCGAAAGCTCCGCCCTCTACCTGAGATCCGCCAACTTTATGCGGGCGTGGATGTGAGGCCGAACAAAGACAACGTTGTTGTTGTCTATTGTGGCGGTGGCGTCTTGTCCGCACTGGAGGTGCTGACGATGGCAGCCGCGACTGGGGCAGTGCAACGGCTATACGTTGGCTCTTGGTCTGAGTGGAACAAGAGTTCTCATCGCCTTGCACAAAGCGCTGAATACAATCAACAGCTCACCCGATGATTAAACTTTAAGGTGTTGCATGAACGTGATCGCCCGACCCGTATCGAACACCGACGTTGACGTCATCATTTGTGGCGGCGGCCCAGTCGGTCTCGCGTTGGCTTATCTCTTGGGGCGGTGGGGTCTCCGTACAACCCTCTTCGAGAAGCGCGCGAGCACGACAATTTTGCCCAAAGGGCAGTATGTGCATGCGCAGACTGCTGAACTTTACCGGCAGTGGGGTGTATGGAGTCTTCTTGAAAAGCGTGGGTGGCCAATCGAGAAGTCAAATGGCCAGGGCGTTTACGTCAACGTGTCGCGCGGTCCTGTCGCCCAGGTGCGTGCGACAACTGGCAAGGAAGCCGATTACGCCAAGAAGTGGGAACGTCTGACCCCTGTCTATCCGCGTAAGATCCCCGCTTCAGATTATGAAGCGGCGCTGTGTCAGCAAGCCCGCCAATGGCCGTCCGCCGAGATTCACTTTAGCACACGCGTCGTTGATGTTCGGCCAAGTGACACGCACGTCACTGTACGCGTTCGAAATGAAAACACGGGTGCCGAGCGTGAGGTCCGCGGGCGCTATCTGGTGGCATGCGATGGCGCGCATAGTTTCGTGCGGAATCGTGTGGGTCAGGGCGAAGACCATGGACCGGCTTTTCTCAATCAAGTGCTTGTAGAATTCAATGCGTCGCTCGACGATACGCTGGGCCGGGATGGGTTCTTCCATTCTTTCGTGATCGACCCACGTTACGCAGGCTGGTTCGGCAGCAAACATCCCGACACCGGCGTCTGGCGCTACAGCTTTCGTCACGATGAAGATAGCGTGCCGGATCATGAAACGATTTTTGCGCGCATTCGCGGCGCGCTCGGCATGGATATTCCGATCGAGATTCTGCAAATCTTCCGATTCGACTACACCACCGGCTTGCTCCGTCGCTGGCGGGAAGGAAATGTGTTCTTCGCCGGTGACGCCGCGCATTGGCACTCGCCGTGGGGTGGGTATGGGGCCAATTCCGGTGTGCAGGATTCCAACAATCTTTCCTGGAAACTGGCAATGGTGTTGAAGGGGATCGCCTCAGACAGTCTGCTTGATACTTACGAAATTGAACGCAAGGCAAAGGCATGGCAGGTCGTCAAGGCCGCGACTTATAACTCTCTTCATTTCCAAAGCATCGTGCAGTCGGTCGTTGTGGGCGAACCAAAACTAGCTACGGAAGGAGAGCTGAGCGAGGTCGGTCGGCAGTTCTTGCAGCAACGATTCGATCCTCATGGCGACAATACGGTCTTGCATACAGGGTTCCAGCTGGGGACGGTATACGATTCTCACGCAGTGATCCGCGACGGTGCTGTAGCTCCGGTATCCGACCTGAAAAACTATGAGGAAACAACGGTGCCAGGCGTGCGTGCGCCGCACGTCTGGCTTCGCGACAAAAAGGGACAGCGTCTATCAATCGTTGACCTTTGGGGAACCTCGTTTAGGCTTGTCATCTCCGGCGACAGCCAAATTTGGCGACAAACCGTCAGCGCGTTCCACGCCGAGACCGGCATACCCCTTACACTTATCGACGTAAGCCCAGAAGGCGATTACGAGCCGTTGGATGTAAAGTTTGAGAAGCTTTACACCAAAAATGGCGTTGTCCTGGTGCGACCCGATGGCTTTGTTATGCGTCGTTTCACCAGCTCTCCAGCAGCCGATCTCAACCTTCTTCAGGAGACGTTTCGCAATAGTTTTGGGTCATTAGGGCTGAGAAACTCTAGCGTTGAGAAGTACGCTCTGACAACCTGAACCCAGAGGACGAGAAGGTTACTCTCGTGACGCAGCATCACCTAGGGTGGCAACAACTAGCTTGCCACGCACTTGTCTCAAAGGATCATTCAATTTCCTCTTCACCATACAACTGGATAGCTTTTGCAGTTTCCTTATCAGTCGCTGACCGAATCTGCTCTAGCCCAATGGCCACAGTTTCGCGGCAGGACGTTCCATAACCGCTCATTCCGCGAATCTCGGGGAAAGCGCTTTACCGCGACTAACGTCGTCGCTGATTAGGCTTGATTCTGGAAATTTTTCACGATAATGAAAAATTGTCCTCAAGCGAGTCATTGGACAGGGTAGTGGCTCGCTCCTGCATCATCTGATGCGGTCAGACGCTAGGTGAGATCACTCCTCCATTGGTTAGTGGTCCTAGCTATATCCTGTTTAGTGCTCCCAGTGAGCGCACCTCTCAACGCTTTCACCAGCAACGGCTGGCGCGTGGCTGCGACTTGTCGCAGACGCCGCTTCAGCATGGAGACGGTTATGCTCAATGTCCAATGGGTGCCTATTGGCACGCTTAAACAAAATCCTCGCAACGTTCGCACTCACAAAAAGAACCAGATCAAGCAGATCGCCGACAGCATTCGGACGTTTGGATGGACCTTTCCGATTCTGACCGACGAGATGCGAATGATCGTCGCCGGAACCGGCCGCTACCTCGCATCCACAGAACTCCGGCTGCGCGAGGTTCCTATCATCATTAAAGCGGGCCTCACCGAGACCCAGAAACGAGCGCTCGCGCTTGCCGACAATAAGATCGCGGCCAATGCCGGCTGGGATCACTTGGGCTTAGCCGCCGAGTTGGGAGAGCTTGCTACCCTTCTTCCTGAATGCAACCTCGACCTGCGGATCACGGGCTTTGAAGCGCCGGAGATCGACAACCTCATGGGCGCCTTTAGCGATTCTGAGCAAGACCCGGTGGACGAGATCTCTCGGCCGGCGGATATCGCGATAACGCGACGAGGCGACCTTTGGACGCTGGGCCGTCATCAGCTTTATTGCGGTGATTCCGGCGATCCAGTTGACGTGCGAACACTCATGAGGCGCCAGATGGCGCACATGGTCTTTGCGGACCCCCCTTACAACGTGCCGGTTCGTTCAATACAGGGTCGCGGCAAAATTAAGCACCGGGAATTTTCATCGGCGTCGGGCGAAATGTCGCCAAAGCAATTCACGAGCTTTCTCGCCAAATGGATGAGGCTTGCCGTCGAGTTCTCCGAGGACGGCTCCATTCATTTCTGCTGCATGGACTGGCGGCACATGTCCGAGGTCCTTGCAGCGAGCGAGGAGACTTATAGCGAACTAAAAAACCTTATCGTTTGGGCTAAATCCAACGCTGGACAAGGCAGCTTCTATCGGTCCCAGCATGAACTAATCTTCGTCTTCAAGAACGGCGATAGATCTCACCAGAATAATATTGAGCTTGGAAAGCATGGCCGATCTCGCTCCAATGTCTGGCAGTACGCTGGCGTAAATACCTTCCGCAAAGACCGACTCGCAGAACTGACGGTCCACCCGACCGTCAAGCCGGTCGCCCTCGTGGCGGATGCGATGCGTGATTGCTCGCGGCGTAACGATATCATTTACGATCCATTTATGGGCTCAGGCACAACAATTCTCGCAGCCGAGAAAGTTGGTCGCCGTGCCTATGGGATCGAAATCGATCCACTCTACGTGGACGTAGCGATCCGGCGTTGGCAAGAGTTCACCAAACGCGACGCGATCCTAGAGGCTACCGGCCAGACCTTCGACGAGGTCGCCGCGAAGCAATCCGCCTCCCCCGCCCTCAAGCGCGTGAGGACATAATGGAATCGGATTCGAAAGAGAAACGCCCCGCCCGAAAGGTGCGGCGGAGGACGAGCGACGACGACGTCGGCTACGGAAAGCCTCCCAAAGCGCACCAGTTCAAGCCGGGACAGAGCGGCAATCCGAAGGGCCGCAAAAGGGGCGTCAAGAATCACGCGACGATCGTTAAAGAACTAATGCAACGTACAGTTCCCGTCCCCATGCGCGGAAAGATGCGGAAGATCAGCCTTCGCGAGGCCATCTACCTCC is from Afipia massiliensis and encodes:
- a CDS encoding DUF5681 domain-containing protein, giving the protein MESDSKEKRPARKVRRRTSDDDVGYGKPPKAHQFKPGQSGNPKGRKRGVKNHATIVKELMQRTVPVPMRGKMRKISLREAIYLRIADDSLKGNIKSAAFLFNRDQMIEMGNDDIREGLGDDDKAVLEAYLAEFRSKSSGDKS